The following is a genomic window from Thermodesulfobacteriota bacterium.
CACCGGGAGCTTGCCCTGGCGGCCCGCATTCGGGAAAAGGGGATCCCGACGATTGTTCCGGAGAAGGTCCGAAACGTGAGGAAATGGGGCCTGTTGAAGGAAAGCGCTGTTTTCGCGGAATACCTGCCGGACTGCATGAATCTGGAGGAAGCGCTGATCAGGAAGGGGGTGTCCGGCGGCTGGTTGAAAAAACAGATTGTCCGTGAATACGGGAAGCTGGCCCGCCTGATTCATGACCAGGGCGTTTATCAGGACGATTTTGACCCCAACAACATTCTTTTTCAGAAACAGGCGGGCAGCACCTTTCAACTTTATTTTGTGGATTTTGAAAGAACCCGGATCGTCCGGGAATTTTCTTTGCAGAGAAGAATCCACAGCCTGGCCAAGCTCAATCGCATGGGACGTCATTTATCCCGGACCGATCAGATGCGGTTTTTGAACGCCTATCTGGGCCCGGGGGCAACCCGCCGGGAACGGCGGGAATGGATTTCCGGCATCCGGAGGGAAGAGGATAAGGTGCGGTTACGGGATCAGCGCCGGGCGGCCAGACAATGCACATCGGAGAACAGCCGGACAGGGGTTTTCAGGCATGACGGTTATCAGGGGTACTACCGGAAACGGCACCATTCCCGGGAATATTTTTCCCGATCTGATATGATCTTCCTGGCGCAATCCCTTGACAAATTCCTTTTGGATGACGGCTCCGGTCTCCCGACCGATCATCAGGTGCTGAATCTGGACGTGAAGTCCGGCGCCCGACCGGAACAATTTCAGGTCAGGGTTTTTGAAGGCGGCGGTTTGGGCTACCGGCTTCAACGGATTGCCGGACGGACGCCGCTTCTTCGGGCCTGGAAGGCGGATAACGGCTGTTTGAAAAACCGGTCGGCTTCTTTTTTGCCCGTAGCGGCGCTGGAAAAGAAAACGGGCCTGAACCGTTATCATGGCTTTCTGATACGAAAACAGTAAAGTGGTGGGCAAGATGAAGATCTCCGCCGTTATCATTACGCACAACGAGGAACGGAATATCCGGCGCTGCCTGGCGTCGCTCCGGGATATCGCCGACGAGATCGTGGTGGTCGATTCCTACTCAACCGACCGGACCGGAGAAATCTGCCGGGAGATGGGGGCGGTGTTTCTGCAGCACCCGTTCGAAGGTCACATCGAACAGAAGAACTATGCCTTGAGCCGGGCCAGCCACGATTATGTCCTGTCCCTGGACGGGGACGAGGCCCTGTCCGATGACCTGCGGCAGTCTATTCTGGCGGCGAAAAACAACTGGCGGGGCGACGGTTATTCACTTAACCGGCTGACCAGTTACTGCGGCAGATGGATCCGCCACTGCGGCTGGTATCCGGATTCGAAAATCCGGCTCTGGGACCGGCGAAAGGGGCAGTGGGGAGGGACCAATCCCCATGATCTGGTCGTCATGCGGGACGGCTGCGAGGTGACCCATCTGACGGGCGACCTGCTGCACTACTCCTATCACAGCATCCGGCAGCAGGTGGAACAGATCAACACGTTTTCCGATCTGGCCGCGCGGGCTGTTTATGAAAAAGGGAAACAATCGCACTTTATTGCCGACATTCTCCTGAACCCTCCGCTGACTTTTCTGAAAATGTACATTCTTCAGGCGGGTTTTCTGGACGGCTACTACGGCTTTGTTATCTGTGTAAATTCGGCTTTCGGCAAGTTTTTAAAGTATATCAAGCTTCGGGAACTGCATCAGAACCGGCCGGAAGGGCAGTAGCATCCGGATTAAAGATTCAACCCTTCTCTCCGGCGAATCCAAAATTATGCCATCGGCCCGTTACGGTTTATTATTAGATGGATCAGCGGGGCCGGTCTCTCTGCAGGAAATCCCGGCCAGAATGGCAATGGGGAGCCAGAAGAAAAACCAGAGCGGGTGGGTGGTGGTGATGAGTTTGTCCTGGCTGGCCATGATCGTGCCGGCGGCAAACAGAACCAGCGCCGGGAGCGTGATGTTCCCGGTTTTTTTGTAGTGTTTCCAGCCTTCCCGTAAGGCCGTCGCCAGCAGCAGCACCAGGATCGCCAGACCGGTCAGACCGCCGTAAAGCGCCATCGCCAGATAGACGTTGTGGGGATGGCGCAGCCGCCTTCCTTCATGGATCATGACCCGCTGGTCGGTGGTCAGCCCCTTGCCGAAGACGGGATCGTCTTGGATCATGGCGATGGTGTTTTTCGCCAGTTCAACCCGGTAGCTCATGCCCCGCTGGGTGACCATTTCACGGTAAGGCTTGACGCTCAACGCGACCGCCGCTCCGATTACGATGATGCACCCCAGTGCGATCAGGAGCCTTCTGTTCCGGGTGATCAGGCCGCCGATAACCAGCGTGGCCAGCAAAACGGCCACAGGGCCCCGGCTCTGGGTCATCAGCATGGACCCGGCGATGATGGCCAGGAAGAGAATATATAGCCATCGCGGCCGGCCGCCCGGTGCCTGAAGGATGTGAAAACAAACGATCAGCACAATCATGCCGTAAAGGATTCCGCCTAACACGGGATTGTCAAGCTGGTCCGCGAGAAATATAAGGCGATCGGATAGAGGGGCGGCCCGGTAAAAGAGGAGAACGGACAGAAAAGCGGTCACGGCCCCAACCCAGGCCAGAAGCACAAACAGTTTTTCCGGAAACCGGGAATGTCGGATCGTCAGCTCCATGGTCAGGATGAAGAAAGTCAGAAGATAAAAGGCGTTACGGATGAAATAGATCGGCCGTTCCTTCCCGGGATTTTCTCCCCAGAGCATTGTCAAAAGAAGATAGACCAGCAGGATCAGGGTGATCCGCCAGAGGCTGGAAGAAAACAAACGTCTGATATTTTCCGTCCGAAGCGATATCAGGAAAGTCGGGATCATCAGGGCGTAAAAGAAGTTCCGGGGCCAGCGCTGCTCCGTCGATATGAAAAAGAGGAGCACAAAGAGGAAATACAAAATCATATGCCCGGACTTTTCTTCCAGGAAACGAATGGCGACGGATCGTATTTTCAGGATGTTCATGGTCGGCCCTTTCCGGTCGATGCCGGTAGACGGCTGTCAGGGTTGAATTTTTTCAGGATCCAATCCAAAGGGCAGGGTGTTTTTCCCCCGGGTGATCCGCCAGATGGTTTGATAGGCCCGACGTCGTTCCCTCCTCGGCGGGAGCGCGTTACGGTAATAAGAATGAAAAAAGCGAAGCCGGTCTTTGATGGTGAGGCGATGGCTGAGTGAGGCGTTGAGCTGGGCCAGGTTGATCAGCTCCCTTTTCGGTGAAATCTTCCGGCAGATTTTAACGCTTTCCAGATCGACCATCATGAATTGACCGTCCACGACAAGGACGTTGCTGGACTTGAAGTCGCGCTGCCAGATGTTCAGGTCGTGGCAGGTCCGAAGCCAGCCGGCCAGACGCCTGATGGCCGCCTTTTTTTCGGGGCCGCTCATGGATGTTGAAAAGTAGTCGTTCAGCCTCAGGCCGTCGCCGTAAAACACGGACAGCAGGCAGGTGAACTCCGGCAATACGAAATAGGCCAGGGCGACGGGGACGCCTATCCCCCTGATTGCCAGCGCCCTGGACATTTTCCAGCCGGTCAGGGAGCGATCCCTGTGGAACAGCCGTTTCTTATGAATTTTGACGCAGACCGCTTCATGAACGAGGAGGTTTTCGCCTTTGATCTGTTTTCCCCGGTCCAGGGCAATCTGCAGTTCCGCTTTTCCCCAGGCAAAATCTCTCCGCTTAAATCCCCGGAAGGACGATCCATTCCGGATAACCTGGAATTCCGTACTGTTTTTGCAGCATCTTTCATCCCGGGAACGATAATAGCGCTGCTGGCGGCGATCGGCGGCTTTCTCAACTTCCGCGGCGGAGACAGGGGCGTTTTCCCCGGTGTTATAAGCCTGCAGAAACGCTTCCAGGGTGACCGGGCCACCGGGAGGGGAGCAGATGTGCCACCACAACTGACCGAGATTGGAGATTTTCAGGCGGCGCGGCAACCACGGCAAAAAGTAGACCTCCTGGACATCGAGAAGGGTCGGGGTGCCGTTATGGTCCATCAGAATATTGTCCGGGTGGATGTCCCGGTGAAAAACACCCCGCTCATGAAGTCCGGCCATAAAGGCCGCCAGGGCAAGAACCTGGTCCGGATTCCGGCGATCTATCGTCGCGCCCGGGACTTCTCTGGTGACAAGAAAAAAACCGAGATTGGGGAACAGCCCCCTGTAACCGAATAAAATCCGCCGGGGCGCGGCGATCCCTTTTTTGCGGAGTCGGGCCAGGTTCCGCCATTCGGTCCCGATTCTCCAGGGGAGGGCCAGAAACCGTAGCCGGTCCTTTTTTCGCTGGACCGGACTGTATTTCAGGAAGAAAATACCGGAATCGGTCTGGATTGAATAAACCATCCGGCGAAAGTTGCCGGAAACAGGGAGAATGGGCCGTGACGCATCCAACAGGCGCTCCGGGTAAAAACCAAGGTCAGAGGACCGATCCATGATTATGCGGAAGTTTTTTATGTTCCGGATCAGATCGGAAACCGAAGGGACTTCTGTCGCAGCTGGAGGTTGTGCCATATCTTTACAAGGCGGTCACAGCCGGGAACGTTTCCCGGGGACATGATGGTTTGAATATGAAATCAAATTGTTATTATCAGGTATAAATTTTTATCGAAACTTTTAGCACACTACCGGTCCGGTTGGCAAGCAACAACGGCCGGAAGGGCCCGGCCGACCGGTGTGAGAACTGGTGTAAACAGTTGACACCTCTTTTCGGGCGCTGGTATAGTGATGCCTCACCTCTTCCCGGAAGTGCGAAAGGACGACGTATGCTGCATAAAAACCTGAAACGCAAGCTGCGCCTGATACGCCAGTATGCGGCCTCCCGTTCGCGCGCGGCGCAATACCGGGAAGATTTTAATGGCGTGGAAGTGTATTGCATGTTCATCGGGTATCCCCGGAGCGGACACACGCTGATCGGGTCGCTGCTGGACGCCCATCCGGAAATCGTGGTGGGCAATGAGTTGAATACGCTGCGTTATGTGCGGTACCGGTTCAGCCGCGACCAGATCTACTGGCTGCTGCTGGAAAATTCGCGCCAGTTTTCAAATGAGGGGAGATGGCATACGGACTATCTCTATGCCGTGCCCGGGCAGTGGCAGGGCCGCTATAATCGTCTCCGGGTGATCGGCGACAAGCGCGGCAGCGGGTCGGTCAAGCGGATCTGCTACCATCCGGGGGTGTATCAGCGCCTGCGGCAGATGGTGGGCGTGCCCATTCGCACGATTCATGTGGTGCGCAATCCGTTTGACAATATCAGCACCATATTTCTCAAGGGCCGGAACAAGAATTTCCAGGAAAGCATCGACTACTATTTTTTTCTGGCCGATGAGGTGCTCCGGCTCAAGCAGATCATCCCGGACAAGGATCTGATGGAAGTCAGCCACGAGGACTTTATCAGCGACGCGCGCCTTTACCTGCGGCAGTTGACCGCCTTTCTCGGCGTGGAGGCCTCTCCCGAGTATCTGGACGCCTGCAGCGGCATTGTTTTTTCAAAGCCCCACCAGACCCGCCATGACGCGCCCTGGACGGAGGAGATCATCGCCTCCGTCACCCGGCGCATCCAGGATTACCCCTTCCTGGCGAATTACTCTTTTGAGAAGTAAAGGGCAATTCGGGACTATAGCATAGATTCCGGCAGCGCCGTCCCCCTGGCCCCTTCCTGGCGATTCAGCCTTCTGCGGAATTTATTCAGATTGCGGTAAACGGCGTGGTTGTAGATCCGGGTAATCCGGTTGCGAACCGCGGAACCGGAAAGGGCGTGCTCCTTTTCATCGATTTCCCGGGCCGGCAGCCCCGCCTTTTCCCGGAAGGCCGGGTACAGTTCATCCCGTACGAAATGGTAGAGCGCCAGGTCCAGCCGGTTCCCCTGGCGCAGCAGGGCCATCTGGGCCTCGTTGTTCAGGACCTCCTGCCTGGCCGTGTTGTCTCTGGTGATGTGGAGCCGCTGGTACTGCAGGACAAGCGGCCAG
Proteins encoded in this region:
- a CDS encoding lipopolysaccharide kinase InaA family protein, encoding MRNQDPLWHWNITDCEVMKASKSKKVLRCLDAGTGRFRLVKIYYYPGLWQKVKYLFRPSKAHRELALAARIREKGIPTIVPEKVRNVRKWGLLKESAVFAEYLPDCMNLEEALIRKGVSGGWLKKQIVREYGKLARLIHDQGVYQDDFDPNNILFQKQAGSTFQLYFVDFERTRIVREFSLQRRIHSLAKLNRMGRHLSRTDQMRFLNAYLGPGATRRERREWISGIRREEDKVRLRDQRRAARQCTSENSRTGVFRHDGYQGYYRKRHHSREYFSRSDMIFLAQSLDKFLLDDGSGLPTDHQVLNLDVKSGARPEQFQVRVFEGGGLGYRLQRIAGRTPLLRAWKADNGCLKNRSASFLPVAALEKKTGLNRYHGFLIRKQ
- a CDS encoding lipopolysaccharide kinase InaA family protein, giving the protein MDASRPILPVSGNFRRMVYSIQTDSGIFFLKYSPVQRKKDRLRFLALPWRIGTEWRNLARLRKKGIAAPRRILFGYRGLFPNLGFFLVTREVPGATIDRRNPDQVLALAAFMAGLHERGVFHRDIHPDNILMDHNGTPTLLDVQEVYFLPWLPRRLKISNLGQLWWHICSPPGGPVTLEAFLQAYNTGENAPVSAAEVEKAADRRQQRYYRSRDERCCKNSTEFQVIRNGSSFRGFKRRDFAWGKAELQIALDRGKQIKGENLLVHEAVCVKIHKKRLFHRDRSLTGWKMSRALAIRGIGVPVALAYFVLPEFTCLLSVFYGDGLRLNDYFSTSMSGPEKKAAIRRLAGWLRTCHDLNIWQRDFKSSNVLVVDGQFMMVDLESVKICRKISPKRELINLAQLNASLSHRLTIKDRLRFFHSYYRNALPPRRERRRAYQTIWRITRGKNTLPFGLDPEKIQP
- a CDS encoding sulfotransferase, which translates into the protein MLHKNLKRKLRLIRQYAASRSRAAQYREDFNGVEVYCMFIGYPRSGHTLIGSLLDAHPEIVVGNELNTLRYVRYRFSRDQIYWLLLENSRQFSNEGRWHTDYLYAVPGQWQGRYNRLRVIGDKRGSGSVKRICYHPGVYQRLRQMVGVPIRTIHVVRNPFDNISTIFLKGRNKNFQESIDYYFFLADEVLRLKQIIPDKDLMEVSHEDFISDARLYLRQLTAFLGVEASPEYLDACSGIVFSKPHQTRHDAPWTEEIIASVTRRIQDYPFLANYSFEK
- a CDS encoding O-antigen ligase family protein; this encodes MNILKIRSVAIRFLEEKSGHMILYFLFVLLFFISTEQRWPRNFFYALMIPTFLISLRTENIRRLFSSSLWRITLILLVYLLLTMLWGENPGKERPIYFIRNAFYLLTFFILTMELTIRHSRFPEKLFVLLAWVGAVTAFLSVLLFYRAAPLSDRLIFLADQLDNPVLGGILYGMIVLIVCFHILQAPGGRPRWLYILFLAIIAGSMLMTQSRGPVAVLLATLVIGGLITRNRRLLIALGCIIVIGAAVALSVKPYREMVTQRGMSYRVELAKNTIAMIQDDPVFGKGLTTDQRVMIHEGRRLRHPHNVYLAMALYGGLTGLAILVLLLATALREGWKHYKKTGNITLPALVLFAAGTIMASQDKLITTTHPLWFFFWLPIAILAGISCRETGPADPSNNKP
- a CDS encoding glycosyltransferase family 2 protein translates to MKISAVIITHNEERNIRRCLASLRDIADEIVVVDSYSTDRTGEICREMGAVFLQHPFEGHIEQKNYALSRASHDYVLSLDGDEALSDDLRQSILAAKNNWRGDGYSLNRLTSYCGRWIRHCGWYPDSKIRLWDRRKGQWGGTNPHDLVVMRDGCEVTHLTGDLLHYSYHSIRQQVEQINTFSDLAARAVYEKGKQSHFIADILLNPPLTFLKMYILQAGFLDGYYGFVICVNSAFGKFLKYIKLRELHQNRPEGQ